The nucleotide sequence CCGAGAATGGGGAGGACATGGCCGCGTTCGTTGAAGAGGACGGCCATGTAATCGCACTTGCGCTCAACATCAACCCCACCCAAGCGTACGAAAAGGTTGCCTGGTACGAACAGCCCCGCGCACACCTCATCAGCTGGGCCGCAGCGACATTGGTGTTGCTGACGGTACTCGCCTGGCCTGTCGCCGCGGCAATCCGGTGGATCCGGCGGCGCACACACCGAGGCAGCCCGCGGGGCGCTTCCCTCGCCCGCCTGACTGCTGGCCTTGCAGCCGCCTCGGGCGCGTCGCTGATCGCGCTTCTTGCCTACGGACTCGCGAACAACGCCGTTCTCGAACAATGGCTTTTCACCAGTCCTGCCTGGCTGCTACTTCCCGTGACGGTGGGCGCGCTGGCGGCGGCGGGCAGTGTCGTCGCGGCAGTAGTTTCGTGGAAGCGCGGGTGGTGGAGCACGTTCGGACGTGTGCACTATTCACTTGTCGCGCTCGCGGCACTTCTTTTCGTCAGCCTGGGATGGACCTACAACCTCATGTGGACACCGTTCGGGTGATGCAGCGGCCGCAAAGTCATTGGCCCGCAGTTCACACGCGGAGCGCCAAATACCAGGTGTTCTCGCCGGGCGCGCGGCGATAGTGCAGCTCATCGAGTAAGGCACTCGCAATTGCGAGGCCGCGACCCGACTCAGCGAGATCCTCAGGAAGCGAAACTGATGTGAGGTCGAGGTGTTGCGGCGTGCCATCATCCTTGAAACGCGCTTCAAGCAGGCCGTCAGTGATTCCGACCGTGAGGGTGAAGGTTCGCGTGCCGCTCTCGCGTCCATGGGTGACGATATTCCCGGCGACTTCGGCTACGGCGGTCTCGAATCGCATCCGATGAATGTCGTCTGCGCTCAGAGTGCCCTCCCACAACTGTGCGAGCAGCTCGTGCACTGCATCGATTGCTTCAGGGTGCGCCGTCGCCGTCAAAGTGAGGGCCCCGTCGTCACTGTGCACTGAACGCACCCTCAGCCGAGGCATACGCCTTGAGAACGCGGTTCAGGTTCGTCAGTGAGAGAACCGTCTCGATCTGGGCGTTGGGTTGCGCAATGCGAAGGTCGCCGCCAGCTTGACGAGTGCACTTGAGACCCGAGATGAGCGCGCCCAGGCCTGATGAGTCGATGAAATCGGTGGCACTGAGGTCGATGACGATTCGGGTGGCACCAGCCTCAACAGTGGATTCAATGAGTTCCCGCAGGCGCGGAGCCGCGACCATATTGAGTCGGCCCTTCGGCTCAATGATGGCGACGCCGCTTTCAGCTGTGCGGGTGCTGAACTCGATCATGCTGCTCCTTCTTGCTGCCTGTTCATTCGAAGCGCCTGAATAACCACACTAAGGATGGCGAGATCGAAGACAATCCAAACAATATTGACCCAAAAACCGAGGGGCGAGATGAGTCCGGTAGCGAGATTCACGATACCGACTAGCGCCGCGAGGACGAGGATCACCATCGCTAGCAGCTGGTACCGCACCAGATACCATTGCCTGCCCTGAGAATCCTGTCGGGTCTTCGGTGTGACCGCGAAGTCGAGCGGCTTGTTGAAGTAGACGTTGCGGAAGGCGGTGTAGCACGCTTTGATCCACACGGGGAAGAGAGCAAGGTTGTATTGCTGCCCCCGCCACGTCGGCGTGCCACGACTGACGACGAAGAACATCAGCTGGTTGACCAGCAGAAACGGGATGAGCCGGATGAAGAAGTCGACGCTCCAGGCCTGCACCGGCATGATGCCGAAGGTCAGGTAGAGCACCGGAGCGGCGATATAGATGACCGCGGCGAAGCCTGCAAGGTAACTCCACATCGTGGCCCAGTACATTAACCGCTGGGCTGCAGATAGGCCGCGCTGGACGAGAGGGTTCTCCCGCAACATGACCTGGACAGTGCCCTGCGCCCAGCGGAGGCGCTGGGTCAGCATGGTTTTCAGGTCCTCCGGCGCGAGGCCGTGAGCAAGGATCTCGTTGTGGAATGCGGAGCGCCAGCCCTGGGCGTGCATTCGCATACAGGTCGCCATGTCTTCGGTGACGGAGATCGTCGAGATGGGAAGCATCGGCTGTGCTTCCGCTTCACGACCTACGTCGACTGCCCGAATGATCGCGCGCACCGATTCGATCGCGCCGAGTGGCGACCATTCGCGCTGCGTGAGCAAGCCGTGGGCAGTCTCGTCCAGGACGAACTCCGCACCGGCTTCACGGTCGTCCGCTAGGTCAGATAATTCAGCGATAGCTTCGAGGTCGGCCCGCATGCTGAGCACGTCCGCATCGACGACTTCCCGTGCGGCAGCGTCGACTTGCTGCTGAAAGTCGTACGTTACTTCTGCAAAGGCGCGACCGTCGCGGAGGTCGTTCTGGGCAGTACGAACTGCAGAGCGCACGGTGTCGAGCGCTGCACGTGATTGCGGCGAGGCGCCGTCGAGGTCAGCGCGCGCTTTGTCGATGACCTTGGCAGCGGCACGCAGCGCACGACGAATATCTGTTTCCACCGCCTTGACGTAGCCGGTGACGCCGAGTTGCATGAGCGCTTCGCGGCGCAGGACAGCGTTGGAACCACAGAAGTAGGCCGCGTTCCATCCGTCTTTGCCCTCCTGGATCGGACCGTAGAAAAGCGGGGCCTGACTACCCAGCGGGTCGCCTTCCGGAACATTGACGAAATACTGCGGTGTTTGCACCAGTGCCATACGCTCGTCCTCGAAGTAGCCGAGTGTACGGTCGAGGATCTCTGGCTTCGGCACCTGGTCAGCGTCGAGAATGAGAATGAATTCACCATCGGTCTGCATCAGTGCGTTACTCAGATTGCCAGCCTTGGCATGCCGCGGTTTGTTCGTCCAGCCACTGGCCCGCACAAGGTATCGGATACCGCGCGCCTCCGCGGCGGCGGCAAGGTCCGGTCTGGCACCGTCGTCGAGAATCCACGTCGTGTGGGGATAGCGGATGCGCTGGGCGGCTTCGGCGGTCCGCAGAACTAGCTCTAGAGGCTCGTTGTACGTCGTGATGAAGACATCGACAGTGGCATCGGGTGGCGGTGGGGGCGGCTCACCTCTTCTTCGCAACCTCCACATGGTAAGCCCGAAAAGGAGCGAGTCGATCAGGCTATACGTTTCGGCAATGACGAGCGGAACTGCGATGTACCACGCCGGCCACGCAACTGAGAACATCCATCTCCAGATGATGTAGTTCAGTCCGAGCAGCGCTGCGATCAGGATGAGGACGCGGAGCGCGATAATGCGGCGAGTGAGGTCTGGTTTCACGCGGCTCCTCCGCCGTTGGCGGCGCGACCGACCGCCAGAACGGTCACATCATCCAGTAGCGCGGCAGAGCAGGCCAGGCCATGGACTGACGCGACAAGCCTCCACGGCCCGCCAGCCTCCCTCGCCAGGGGTGGCAGTAGAGCGCTCGCGTTGGTGCCCGACGCGTCGATGAGATCGAGGAGCCCGTCTGAGCATAAGACGAGCATGTCCCCCGGTTCGAGAGCAATCTTGTGTGACTGCCAGCCCCCGTCCCCCGCCACTCCCAGTGGGAGTCCGGAAGAAGCTAACTTCCGTACTGTGCCATCGGCCTTCCGCACTGCCGCAAGCCCATGCCCGGCGTCGACGTACTCCACAACGCCGGTTGCGGGGTCTAGCAAGGCGTGGAACAGGGTGGCAAAACGGGCTGTCCGGTCGAAGTCATCAGCCAGCTGGGCTGCGGCTGCGCCTACTGCCCATGCGAGATCTGTCTCAGGCGTCGCCGCGTCGAGTGCGCGTGAAACGCCGCGCAGGGCTGAGCGCACTGACGCGGCCAGAATCGCCGCACCCATCCCCTTCCCCATCAAGTCGCAGACCGACACGAGCACACCGCGCCGGGTCCGGTAGTGATCGTAGAAGTCACCGCCGACAGCGAATGCGGGCACGCACGTGGCGACGATGTCGTATCCGTCAACGGCTAGGTTGCCAGCTGGCAGTAATCCACGCTGCACCTCGGCTGCTCGCTCTAAGTCCGCGGAGCGCTCGAGTTCGCGCTGGGCCCAGGCCGCGATGTCTTCGAAGGCGTTCAGCTGGTCAGCATCAAGGGTGCGTGGCTCGGTGTCGTAGATGCAGAACACACCGACCGGGTGACCTCCCGGCCCGTAAAGCGGGTACCCGGCGTAGAAGCGGATACCGTCCTCGCCGCCCACCCCGGGCAGTGATGCGAACTCAGCGACATCGCTTGCGTCGGTCAACACGAGCATAGGATCAGCGGGCTCGATGTAACTGCGAGCGATGGTCGTCTGGCAGATAGTCATGTCACGGGGCACCTCAACGAGATCGAGTCCCTGCGCTGACTTAAACCACTGACGGTCGGAGTCGATCAACGACACCGTCGACATAGGCACATCGAAAACGCGCCGCGCGATTCTCGTGATTTGGTCGAAGCGGTCTTCACGTGGCGTGTCGATCAGATGAATCTGCTCGACCGCTCGCAGTCGCTGTCGCTCAACGTCCTGGGGTATGTCGGCAATGTAGGAGGTCATGTCAGCGGAGTCTTTCCTTGAGTGCGCTGGCAAATGCTGCCGCGGATTCCGGCGTGCTGGAGAACCGCCAGTCTGCTTCCTTGTCGTAATCGAACCAGATGAAGGCCGCGACGGATGTGTCCTCGTCGAGCAAAGTGACGAGTTCGCGTATCCAGTCTGGTTTTGATCCGCCCATGTCGGCGCTGCCGACCTCAGTTATCACAATGGGCTTGCCAGGCGCTAATGCACGCAATTCGTCCAGGGTTGGGCCGAATAGGCTAGCGGGATCAATCCAGTGACTCCATGAGTGTGTGGTGCCCCAGTTGTACCCATCAACTCCAACGACATCGACGTACGAGTCGCCCGGATATAGTTCCGCAATCGGTGAACTTCCGTGGAAAGATACGTTCGGCGCCCAGATCCATTTGACATTATCTGCACCTTTAGAGGCAAAGAGGTCGTGCACGTGACGCCACGCTTCCAGGTAAGTTTCCGCGCTGGTCCCCCGGGCGACGCTCCAGGGATACCACGTCCCGTTCGCCTCGTGCGCGAATCGCAGATACACGGTCCTGCCCCAGGCAGCGAGTTGATCAGCCCAGCTGTACAGATAGTCGTCATGCAGTCCGTCGGCAATGGACTGCATGGAGAAGGCGGCCTCGTCATACTCGTCTTCGCCGAGCCAGCGCCAGGGCTCCCATGTGACGACAGGTTCAGCGCCGAACGACATGATCGCGTTAAGCCCCTCGATCGGAGGTGGCGCCGTGAAATCAGAGAACGAGAGAATGAGCGTAGGTGTCTGCCTGGCGGCCTCCGCCACCCGTTCGAACTCGGCTAGCGCCGCCGGCCCCCCAGGCGTGCTGATCCCGAAGCGCAAACAGTCGTGATCCAGGGAATGAAGGCGCGTATCCGAACACTCAGTGCTTCGCGCCGGTGCCGCACACGCGGACACTGGCATCAGCATGACGATTGTGGCGGCGAAAAGCACGCGTGTTCCGATACCGGACCCCCGCCTCAGCGTTGAGTAAGGCGGCC is from Hoyosella subflava DQS3-9A1 and encodes:
- a CDS encoding PP2C family protein-serine/threonine phosphatase, with the translated sequence MTSYIADIPQDVERQRLRAVEQIHLIDTPREDRFDQITRIARRVFDVPMSTVSLIDSDRQWFKSAQGLDLVEVPRDMTICQTTIARSYIEPADPMLVLTDASDVAEFASLPGVGGEDGIRFYAGYPLYGPGGHPVGVFCIYDTEPRTLDADQLNAFEDIAAWAQRELERSADLERAAEVQRGLLPAGNLAVDGYDIVATCVPAFAVGGDFYDHYRTRRGVLVSVCDLMGKGMGAAILAASVRSALRGVSRALDAATPETDLAWAVGAAAAQLADDFDRTARFATLFHALLDPATGVVEYVDAGHGLAAVRKADGTVRKLASSGLPLGVAGDGGWQSHKIALEPGDMLVLCSDGLLDLIDASGTNASALLPPLAREAGGPWRLVASVHGLACSAALLDDVTVLAVGRAANGGGAA
- a CDS encoding glycosyltransferase family 2 protein produces the protein MKPDLTRRIIALRVLILIAALLGLNYIIWRWMFSVAWPAWYIAVPLVIAETYSLIDSLLFGLTMWRLRRRGEPPPPPPDATVDVFITTYNEPLELVLRTAEAAQRIRYPHTTWILDDGARPDLAAAAEARGIRYLVRASGWTNKPRHAKAGNLSNALMQTDGEFILILDADQVPKPEILDRTLGYFEDERMALVQTPQYFVNVPEGDPLGSQAPLFYGPIQEGKDGWNAAYFCGSNAVLRREALMQLGVTGYVKAVETDIRRALRAAAKVIDKARADLDGASPQSRAALDTVRSAVRTAQNDLRDGRAFAEVTYDFQQQVDAAAREVVDADVLSMRADLEAIAELSDLADDREAGAEFVLDETAHGLLTQREWSPLGAIESVRAIIRAVDVGREAEAQPMLPISTISVTEDMATCMRMHAQGWRSAFHNEILAHGLAPEDLKTMLTQRLRWAQGTVQVMLRENPLVQRGLSAAQRLMYWATMWSYLAGFAAVIYIAAPVLYLTFGIMPVQAWSVDFFIRLIPFLLVNQLMFFVVSRGTPTWRGQQYNLALFPVWIKACYTAFRNVYFNKPLDFAVTPKTRQDSQGRQWYLVRYQLLAMVILVLAALVGIVNLATGLISPLGFWVNIVWIVFDLAILSVVIQALRMNRQQEGAA
- a CDS encoding glycoside hydrolase family 26 protein, whose translation is MRPPYSTLRRGSGIGTRVLFAATIVMLMPVSACAAPARSTECSDTRLHSLDHDCLRFGISTPGGPAALAEFERVAEAARQTPTLILSFSDFTAPPPIEGLNAIMSFGAEPVVTWEPWRWLGEDEYDEAAFSMQSIADGLHDDYLYSWADQLAAWGRTVYLRFAHEANGTWYPWSVARGTSAETYLEAWRHVHDLFASKGADNVKWIWAPNVSFHGSSPIAELYPGDSYVDVVGVDGYNWGTTHSWSHWIDPASLFGPTLDELRALAPGKPIVITEVGSADMGGSKPDWIRELVTLLDEDTSVAAFIWFDYDKEADWRFSSTPESAAAFASALKERLR
- a CDS encoding STAS domain-containing protein, translated to MIEFSTRTAESGVAIIEPKGRLNMVAAPRLRELIESTVEAGATRIVIDLSATDFIDSSGLGALISGLKCTRQAGGDLRIAQPNAQIETVLSLTNLNRVLKAYASAEGAFSAQ
- a CDS encoding ATP-binding protein, whose amino-acid sequence is MHSDDGALTLTATAHPEAIDAVHELLAQLWEGTLSADDIHRMRFETAVAEVAGNIVTHGRESGTRTFTLTVGITDGLLEARFKDDGTPQHLDLTSVSLPEDLAESGRGLAIASALLDELHYRRAPGENTWYLALRV